One Candidatus Woesearchaeota archaeon genomic window carries:
- the lspA gene encoding signal peptidase II, which produces MKRRKFFFSRNRFLIFSLIALAVIIADRILKGIIMEMLPFESFPLIGEIVYINFVQNTGGGFGILKGSSAVITWLSVILLGMILYFYDSLKERMRTLASSALIFGGVCGNLIDRYSYGFVADFIDFRFFPVFNLADSAITIGAILLAFFMLFPEKRRGKNNKKNKKKR; this is translated from the coding sequence ATGAAAAGAAGGAAATTCTTCTTTTCAAGAAACCGCTTTCTCATCTTCTCATTAATTGCGCTTGCTGTAATAATAGCAGACAGGATTCTTAAGGGAATAATAATGGAAATGCTTCCCTTTGAATCATTTCCGCTTATTGGTGAAATTGTTTACATAAATTTTGTGCAGAATACCGGCGGAGGATTTGGAATCCTAAAAGGAAGCTCAGCAGTAATTACATGGCTTTCTGTCATCCTCCTTGGAATGATACTGTATTTCTATGATTCCTTAAAGGAAAGGATGCGCACACTGGCATCCTCAGCCCTAATCTTCGGGGGTGTTTGCGGCAACCTCATAGACAGGTATTCATACGGGTTTGTGGCTGATTTCATTGACTTTCGTTTCTTCCCCGTGTTCAACCTGGCTGATTCAGCAATAACAATAGGTGCAATATTGCTTGCCTTTTTCATGCTGTTCCCTGAAAAAAGGCGGGGCAAGAATAATAAGAAGAATAAAAAGAAACGCTGA